From Xiphophorus couchianus chromosome 4, X_couchianus-1.0, whole genome shotgun sequence, a single genomic window includes:
- the cyba gene encoding cytochrome b-245 light chain: MGKIEWAMWANEQALASGLILLAGGIVGVAGQFRGWEFAAYAVAAGVFVCLLEYPRGKRAKGTSVERTGQYCFTVCVKAFGPLTRNYYVRAFLHAAICVPGGFMLATVLGCVCLGIASLIYLAAAIRGEHWEPILPRKEVRKPVAESIKNPPQNPPPRPPPEMRRKQAKDLESAAYDNPIPVTADE; the protein is encoded by the exons ATGGGGAAGATAGAGTGGGCGATGTGGGCCAATGAACAGGCTCTAGCTTCGGGGCTCA TTCTTCTTGCTGGAGGAATAGTAGGTGTGGCTGGCCAGTTCAGAGGCTGGGAGTTTGCTGCTTATGCAGT TGCCGCtggcgtgtttgtgtgtctgcttgAATATCCAAGAGGCAAGAGGGCCAAAGGAACAAGTGTGGAAAGAAC GGGCCAGTATTGTTTCACAGTGTGCGTAAAAGCCTTTGGACCGCTGACAAGGAACTACTACGTCAGAGCATTTTTACATGCAGC catCTGTGTTCCCGGAGGTTTTATGTTAGCAACTGTCCTTGGATGTGTCTGCCTCGGCATTGCCAGCCTCATCTACCTTGCa GCAGCTATTCGAGGTGAGCACTGGGAGCCCATTCTTCCACGGAAAGAAGTGCGAAAGCCAGTCGCAGAGAGCATCAAGAATCCTCCACAGAACCCACCACCAAGACCTCCTCCAGAGATGCGCAGGAAACAAGCAAAGGACCTTGAATCAGCTGCCTATGATAACCCCATCCCAGTTACTGCAGATGAGTAA
- the mvda gene encoding diphosphomevalonate decarboxylase yields MPEDSMDKPSIVTCTAPVNIAVIKYWGKRDEDLILPINSSMSVTLHQDQLKTTTTVAISRSFQEDRLWLNGKEEDITHQRLQSCLREIRRLARKRRNDGDARATDSVGLSHKVHICSVNNFPTAAGLASSAAGFACLVYTLAQAFGVEGELSGIARQGSGSACRSMYGGFVQWIMGSKEDGKDSVAQQVEPESHWPELRILVLVASSERKPIGSTSGMQTSVQTSLLLQHRADAIVPRRMVDMIEAVRKKDFPAFAELTMKDSNQFHATCLDTHPPIFYLNSVSQQIIHLVHRYNKYCGETRVAYSFDAGPNAVIFTLQQFVPEFVQLVQHFFPPDRNGEDFIKGLPVKGAALSMELKQNIGLEPVPKGINYIISTEAGPGPRVVDDPSEHLLSAEGLPKKTV; encoded by the exons ATGCCTGAAGACAGCATGGACAAACCGAGTATAGTTACGTGCACCGCTCCTGTGAATATAGCTGTCATTAAATACT GGGGGAAGAGGgatgaagatttaattttaccCATCAATTCATCTATGAGCGTCACTTTGCATCAAGACCAG TTGAAAACGACAACAACAGTTGCAATCAGCCGATCCTTTCAGGAGGACAGACTGTGGCTCAATGGCAAAGAGGAGGACATTACCCATCAAAGACTGCAGTCCTGTCTGAGGGAAA TCAGACGGTTAGCGAGGAAGAGACGTAATGATGGAGACGCTCGTGCGACTGATTCAGTGGGATTGTCTCATAAAGTCCACATTTGCTCTGTTAACAACTTCCCCACTGCTGCTGGACTCGCCTCTTCCGCAGCTGGATTTGCTTGTCTTG tttATACTCTGGCTCAGGCATTCGGTGTGGAAGGAGAGCTGTCTGGGATTGCTCGTCAGGGCTCAGGCAGTGCCTGCAGAAGCATGTATGGCGGGTTTGTCCAGTGGATCATGGGAAGCAAAGAGGATGGGAAAGACAGTGTAGCCCAGCAGGTGGAGCCAGAGAGTCACTGGCCTGAGCTCAGGATTCTTGTTCTAGTG gctAGTTCTGAACGGAAACCAATAGGGAGCACCTCTGGGATGCAAACCAGTGTACAAACAAGTTTACTGTTACAG CACCGAGCAGACGCTATCGTCCCACGTCGGATGGTAGATATGATCGAAGCAGTGCGAAAAAAGGATTTTCCTGCATTTGCAGAGCTGACCATGAAGGACAGCAACCAGTTTCATGCCACCTGCCTTGACACCCACCCACCTATCTTCTACCTCAACAGTGTCTCCCAGCAGATCATTCACTTGGTGCATCGGTATAACAAATACTGTGGGGAGACCAGG GTGGCCTACAGTTTTGATGCAGGTCCCAACGCTGTGATCTTCACTCTGCAGcagtttgttccagagtttgTGCAGCTGGTTCAGCACTTCTTCCCCCCAGACAGAAATGGAGAAGA ttttattaaagGTCTTCCCGTCAAGGGTGCTGCTCTTTCCATGGAGCTGAAGCAGAATATTGGCCTAGAGCCCGTTCCAAAGGGAATCAACTACATAATTAGCACAGAG GCTGGACCAGGCCCTCGTGTTGTTGACGATCCGTCTGAGCACCTCCTCTCAGCAGAAGGTTTACCGAAGAAGACGGTCTGA